In the genome of Maribacter forsetii DSM 18668, the window AGGTTTAGAAATTTTATCAGATGAACCAGAAGTAGTAGGCGATGCATTACCTGGTACAATATATGGTTTAAATATTAATGCAGCTTATAAGAATTTTGATTTAGCATTAGGTTTTAATGGCGTTGGTGATTTAGATATTTTTAATAACACAGCAAGAGCTTATTCTAGTGCAGCTTCTTTAAGTCAAAACGGGAATAATATTTTTAGAGAATATCTTGATGTAAATGAAGGTCCACTTATAGCACCTGTTACATCTTCAAGATATATAGAAGACGGTTCTTTTTTTAGATTGAACAACGCAACTTTAGGATGGAACATAGAAAATAAAACTTTTTTAGACACCTTAAGAGTATATATTACAGGACAAAATCTTTTTGTGATTACCGATTATACTGGTTATGATCCGGAAATTAATACAGGTGGTGAAAATGTTTATGGAGTAGATTTTGGTGGTTACCCACGACCAACAACTTTTTTGTTAGGTTTAGATCTTTCATTTTAATTAAAAATTATACAGTAATATAACATATTAAGGTTATGAAAAAACAGGCTATTATTTTAAGTTTAATGATGATGACTCTCTTTGGGTTTCAATCATGCGATATTGAAGAAGAAATTATTGATGAAGCTCTTGGAGAAGAGCTTTTAACTAACGCTGATACAGCTACTTTGCTGGCGCCAGCGTACAATAATATGCGAAGAGTTTATGGTCACCGCTGGTTTTTTGCGTTGCAAACGTTTTCTGCAGATGAAGGTATGTTACCAACCAGAGGAAGTGATTGGTTTGATGGAGGTGTTTTTCAAGAGTTGCACACGCATAGCTGGACACCAACTCACCGTTATACGACAGAAACATTTGAACATATTACAGCAGGATTAGCAACTTCATCTCAGGCAATTAGTTTTTTAGATGAAGGAACGCAAGAATATGCAGAAGCAGTAGCTTTATTATCACATTTTATGTGGGTGGCTTTAGATGCTTATGGTCAAGTACCTTACCGTGGTATTTCTGATATCAATTTTAATGCTGATCCACAAGTACTTACGGGAAGTGAAGCTATATCGACCATTATTACAAATTTAGAAACGGTTATGCCAGCTCTTCCTACAGGTAAAAATACGGTACGTTATACTCAAGATGCCGCTAAATCCTTAATGGCAAGGATATATTTGAACAAAGCAGTTTATGAGGATCGATATGCTGCTAACTTTTCTTTTTCAAATGAAGATATGCAGAGCGTAATTGATTTAACTACAGAAGTGATTGAAAGTGGTGCGCATTCGTTAGAAAGCAATGATTACTTCAGTATGTTCGACCCTGATAATGAGAACCATTCAGAAATTATTTGGGCAGTAAAGAATGAAAAAACTTCTGTTGTTATAGGGGGTAGAAGTGTGTCAAGAAATACTACAAATGGTCTTTCAAGAGGACTATTATATAAAGTAGATGGTGGTTGGGAAGAAGGCTCAGATGCCGGGTGTGCATTACCAGAGTTTTTAGATACGTTCGATCCGGTTAATGACTCTAGATATTTCAAAGAAAATTACCCTAATGAAGAAGGTACTATAGCTCTAGATGATTATGAAATTAATAGAGGGTTTTTAGAAGGACAACTTTATGGTATTAAAACTGAAGATGGTTCACCTGTAATTAATGATGATCAAACTATTGATATTGTACCTGTACAATTATTTACAAGAGATTTTACTTTTGCCGATCATACCCGTGAAGTTTCTTTAATTGCTGAAAACCAATCTGTAGGTGTACGTGTTTCTAAATGGAGTATTGAAGATTTAGGAGCTAACCGAGATGATACAGGTGTCGATATTACAGTATTTAGATTGGCCGATTTATTTTTAATGAGAGCAGAAGCTAAATTAAGATTAGGTTCTGGAGATGCACTTTCGGATATCAATGCTGTTAGAGTTGCTCGTGGCGGTGCTGATTTTGCTCTAAGTAGTGCAACGTTGAATGATGTGTATTTAGAAAGAGGCTTTGATTTTTATTGGGAATATCATAGAAGAACCGATCAAATTCGATTTGAAACATGGGAAGATGCTTGGTTAGATAAAACAGACTCAGATCCAAATAAAAGACTATTTCCAATACCTCCTGGGCCATTAGCTCAGACCCCTGGTTTGGTTCAAAACCCTGGATACTAATTCAATATATCATTAAATATATTCAGTTAAGTAGTTAGTTTAAATTGAGTGAATATAGGCAGGTATTAAACCCTGCCTATATTTTAATAATCACTTTCAAAATCTTTATATAATTAAATGTTATTCATATTCTCATGAGGTTGTTCGTTTTATTATTCTTTTTCAAC includes:
- a CDS encoding RagB/SusD family nutrient uptake outer membrane protein, whose amino-acid sequence is MKKQAIILSLMMMTLFGFQSCDIEEEIIDEALGEELLTNADTATLLAPAYNNMRRVYGHRWFFALQTFSADEGMLPTRGSDWFDGGVFQELHTHSWTPTHRYTTETFEHITAGLATSSQAISFLDEGTQEYAEAVALLSHFMWVALDAYGQVPYRGISDINFNADPQVLTGSEAISTIITNLETVMPALPTGKNTVRYTQDAAKSLMARIYLNKAVYEDRYAANFSFSNEDMQSVIDLTTEVIESGAHSLESNDYFSMFDPDNENHSEIIWAVKNEKTSVVIGGRSVSRNTTNGLSRGLLYKVDGGWEEGSDAGCALPEFLDTFDPVNDSRYFKENYPNEEGTIALDDYEINRGFLEGQLYGIKTEDGSPVINDDQTIDIVPVQLFTRDFTFADHTREVSLIAENQSVGVRVSKWSIEDLGANRDDTGVDITVFRLADLFLMRAEAKLRLGSGDALSDINAVRVARGGADFALSSATLNDVYLERGFDFYWEYHRRTDQIRFETWEDAWLDKTDSDPNKRLFPIPPGPLAQTPGLVQNPGY